From Methanococcus maripaludis, the proteins below share one genomic window:
- the truD gene encoding tRNA pseudouridine(13) synthase TruD yields MQPLFIQNARKKESEDIIKQFRKEKQFKFRNNKIRQKLNEMPINIDKFILDMERFDGTLKKYPEDFIVEEITPKGTVLEVGKEIGFEDVEKWHGSFIHFTVEKTNWNTMDALKQIVRATKTKRKNFGFAGTKDKFAVTTQRFGCFGLKKEQLENINIKDIVIRDVQKSNKKLRMGDLWGNKFTIKIRDLNLSKDEIKRISDLKLDYVLNYYGIQRFGLVRPITHIVGKFIYERDFESAFYTYCGTPISETGDSLEARKLVDMGEFKKALKLFNRNHDYEKRLIQQYLKYKDFKMAFTALPPQLNSMFVNAYQAYLFNEMINKRFDYGFDALEGDILEDNTPTGTLIGYDTKFSGGIQGEIEKEIVERENLDLKKFKIEDFGNFYGTRRKMVTPIYDFKSRFENEIFELSFKLERGNYATIVTREFTGNLS; encoded by the coding sequence ATGCAACCCCTATTTATTCAGAATGCGAGAAAAAAAGAAAGTGAAGACATAATTAAACAGTTTAGAAAAGAAAAACAGTTTAAATTTAGAAATAATAAAATAAGGCAGAAATTAAACGAAATGCCGATAAACATTGATAAATTCATTCTAGATATGGAAAGATTTGATGGAACCCTTAAAAAATATCCTGAAGATTTCATTGTTGAAGAAATAACTCCAAAAGGAACAGTTTTAGAAGTTGGAAAGGAAATCGGTTTTGAAGATGTTGAAAAGTGGCACGGCTCATTTATCCATTTTACAGTTGAAAAAACGAACTGGAACACGATGGATGCATTAAAACAGATCGTAAGAGCAACGAAAACAAAAAGGAAAAATTTTGGATTTGCAGGAACAAAGGATAAATTTGCAGTAACTACCCAAAGATTTGGGTGTTTTGGACTTAAAAAAGAACAGCTTGAAAATATTAACATTAAAGATATTGTCATTCGCGATGTTCAAAAATCAAACAAAAAACTCAGAATGGGGGACCTCTGGGGAAACAAGTTTACGATAAAAATTAGAGACTTAAATCTTTCAAAAGACGAAATTAAAAGAATTTCCGATTTAAAATTAGATTATGTATTAAATTACTATGGAATACAGAGATTTGGACTTGTTAGGCCAATCACACATATCGTTGGAAAATTTATCTATGAAAGAGACTTTGAAAGTGCATTTTACACATACTGTGGAACTCCAATAAGTGAAACCGGCGATTCGCTTGAAGCAAGAAAACTCGTTGATATGGGTGAATTTAAAAAAGCTTTAAAATTATTTAATAGAAACCACGACTACGAAAAAAGATTAATTCAGCAGTATTTAAAATATAAAGACTTTAAAATGGCTTTTACTGCATTACCGCCACAGTTGAACAGCATGTTTGTAAATGCTTATCAAGCATACCTATTCAATGAAATGATAAACAAAAGATTTGATTACGGGTTTGATGCATTAGAAGGTGATATATTGGAAGACAATACTCCAACAGGAACGTTAATTGGATATGATACTAAATTTAGCGGTGGAATTCAGGGTGAAATTGAAAAAGAAATTGTTGAAAGGGAAAATCTTGATTTGAAGAAATTCAAAATTGAAGACTTTGGAAATTTCTACGGAACTAGAAGAAAAATGGTAACTCCAATTTATGACTTTAAAAGCAGGTTTGAGAATGAAATTTTTGAACTGAGCTTTAAACTTGAGCGCGGAAATTACGCTACAATCGTTACAAGAGAATTTACCGGAAATTTGAGTTAA
- a CDS encoding ADP-ribosylglycohydrolase family protein, with protein MDKMLEKFEGSILGLSIGDALGMPTEWFTKEEIAEKYGLIDNFVDPKNKFNGILKAGQYTDDTDQTIAILNSFDVRGFNNDIFIKELIKWYNNNPVGMGPTSTKAIEKLINGDTTGCDSRTCGSSMRVGPLGLFYFGEYDKLKEITIKATKLTHNNDEAIAGALSIAFFVAESVNNVKSEKSIKRCAKFIEDVSYDFSEKILLINDLNSANDAYELFDTGLPAIECVPSAIATFLRTDTFKDGMISCVNAGGDTDSMGSMYGAIAGAYYGVSNIPELWIAGLQNKDLLVDLSKKLYKLRFKK; from the coding sequence ATGGACAAAATGCTTGAAAAGTTTGAGGGAAGCATTTTGGGGCTTTCAATAGGCGATGCGCTCGGCATGCCAACAGAATGGTTTACAAAAGAAGAAATCGCAGAAAAATATGGTTTAATCGACAATTTTGTAGATCCCAAAAATAAATTTAACGGAATTTTAAAAGCAGGACAATATACTGACGATACGGATCAAACAATTGCAATACTAAATTCTTTTGATGTAAGGGGATTTAATAACGATATTTTTATTAAAGAACTTATAAAATGGTACAACAATAATCCAGTTGGAATGGGGCCAACGAGTACAAAGGCAATCGAAAAATTAATTAATGGGGACACTACGGGGTGTGATTCGAGAACATGTGGCTCTTCAATGAGAGTTGGGCCTTTAGGACTTTTTTATTTTGGAGAATATGATAAATTAAAAGAAATTACAATTAAAGCTACAAAATTAACCCACAATAATGATGAAGCAATTGCAGGTGCTCTTTCGATTGCATTTTTTGTTGCAGAATCTGTAAACAATGTAAAATCGGAAAAATCCATCAAAAGATGTGCAAAATTTATTGAAGATGTTTCTTACGACTTTTCAGAAAAGATACTTCTTATAAATGATTTAAATTCAGCAAATGATGCTTATGAGTTATTTGATACTGGCCTTCCTGCAATTGAATGTGTTCCATCAGCAATTGCAACATTTTTAAGAACTGATACGTTTAAAGATGGAATGATTTCATGTGTAAATGCTGGAGGGGACACTGACAGCATGGGAAGCATGTATGGTGCAATTGCAGGAGCTTATTATGGGGTATCGAATATTCCTGAACTTTGGATAGCAGGTCTTCAAAATAAAGATTTATTGGTAGATTTATCTAAAAAACTCTACAAATTAAGATTTAAAAAATAA
- the cmk gene encoding (d)CMP kinase has translation MIITVGGLPGTGTTTTSKLLSEKYGLNHVCAGFIFRDMAKEMNMTLQEFSSYAETNTEVDNEIDRRQVEAAQSGDLILEGRLAGWILKRSDIKPDLSIWLKADPMVRCIRISERENENVDLALEKMISRETSEKKRYKEIYNIEIDDLSIYDLTIESSKWDAKGVFNIIEKAIDNLKA, from the coding sequence ATGATAATTACCGTTGGAGGATTGCCGGGTACAGGGACTACAACGACTTCTAAGTTACTTTCAGAAAAGTATGGGTTAAACCATGTCTGTGCAGGATTTATCTTCAGAGACATGGCAAAAGAAATGAATATGACCCTTCAAGAATTCAGCAGTTATGCAGAAACAAACACTGAAGTTGACAACGAAATTGACAGAAGACAGGTTGAGGCAGCTCAATCAGGGGATTTAATCCTTGAAGGTAGACTTGCTGGATGGATCCTCAAAAGAAGTGACATAAAACCGGATTTAAGCATTTGGCTTAAAGCAGACCCGATGGTAAGATGCATTAGGATCAGCGAACGTGAAAACGAGAACGTTGATCTAGCACTTGAAAAAATGATTTCAAGAGAAACTAGCGAAAAGAAACGATATAAAGAAATATATAATATCGAAATTGATGACTTATCAATATACGATTTAACAATCGAGTCCTCGAAATGGGACGCTAAAGGGGTATTTAATATCATCGAAAAAGCCATTGACAACTTGAAAGCTTAG
- a CDS encoding sugar phosphate isomerase/epimerase family protein, which produces MVKIGCSSLFFWEYDIGEIVDIFLEIGLKNMEFFPENPEFWKKRNDLDYINNVKTELSKLDVTIHAPYIELNSSSTNENIRLVTLMETFWAIDLSKKFKSELLTIHPGKRPTARIPTDEEYNNFDDYLEKSINYALKNEITLCLENSPEKINNICHNIESMKKTLDKFEKLYMTLDIAHARENSLDFIKNFHKKIKNMHISGVNSKDHYPLSESRINFDETLNSLLNEYNYQGALNFELNDLIYDKTLLKQEKIDIIINEVQYLEKIIE; this is translated from the coding sequence ATGGTAAAAATAGGTTGCTCATCGCTGTTTTTTTGGGAATATGATATTGGAGAAATTGTAGATATATTCTTAGAAATCGGCTTAAAAAATATGGAATTTTTTCCAGAAAATCCCGAATTTTGGAAAAAAAGAAATGATTTAGATTATATAAATAATGTTAAGACTGAACTATCAAAATTAGATGTAACTATCCATGCCCCATATATCGAGCTAAATTCCTCTTCGACAAACGAAAATATAAGGCTCGTTACGTTAATGGAAACATTTTGGGCAATTGATCTCTCAAAAAAATTTAAATCAGAACTTTTGACAATACATCCTGGAAAAAGACCCACAGCAAGAATTCCGACAGATGAAGAGTACAATAATTTCGATGATTATTTAGAAAAATCGATAAATTATGCATTAAAAAATGAAATAACCCTTTGTCTTGAAAATTCTCCTGAAAAAATAAACAATATCTGCCACAACATTGAATCGATGAAAAAAACGCTTGATAAATTTGAAAAACTGTACATGACTCTCGATATTGCGCATGCACGTGAAAATTCACTTGATTTTATCAAAAATTTCCACAAAAAAATTAAAAATATGCATATTTCAGGTGTAAATTCAAAAGACCACTACCCATTGAGTGAATCCAGAATAAATTTCGATGAAACACTAAATTCACTTTTAAATGAATATAATTACCAAGGGGCCTTGAATTTTGAATTAAACGATTTAATATATGATAAAACTCTTTTAAAACAGGAAAAAATAGATATTATAATTAATGAAGTTCAATACCTTGAAAAAATAATTGAATAA
- a CDS encoding 50S ribosomal protein L14e: protein MAAIEVGRVCIKTLGREAGNTCVIVEVLDKNFVVIDGSVKRRRCNLKHVEPTDKKVDLEKAASTEEVKLALDAAGLL from the coding sequence ATGGCAGCAATTGAAGTAGGAAGAGTTTGCATTAAAACTTTAGGAAGAGAAGCAGGAAACACCTGTGTTATCGTTGAAGTATTAGACAAAAACTTTGTAGTTATCGACGGTAGCGTTAAAAGAAGAAGATGCAACTTAAAACACGTTGAACCAACCGACAAAAAAGTTGACTTGGAAAAAGCAGCTTCAACCGAAGAAGTTAAGTTAGCTTTAGATGCGGCAGGCTTATTATAA
- a CDS encoding 50S ribosomal protein L34e, producing MPAPRYKSGSSKKVYRKAPGNSSIVHYRRKKQSKAVCGACGALLNGVPRGRAVEITKLAKTEKRPERPFGGNLCPKCVKKMMVAKARNF from the coding sequence ATGCCTGCCCCAAGATATAAGTCAGGTTCATCTAAAAAAGTGTACAGAAAAGCACCTGGAAACAGTTCAATCGTGCACTATAGAAGAAAAAAACAATCAAAAGCTGTATGTGGTGCTTGCGGTGCTTTATTAAATGGAGTACCTAGAGGAAGAGCAGTAGAAATCACAAAATTAGCTAAAACAGAAAAAAGACCAGAAAGACCATTTGGTGGCAACTTGTGCCCAAAATGTGTTAAAAAAATGATGGTCGCAAAAGCTAGGAACTTCTAA
- a CDS encoding tRNA(Ile)(2)-agmatinylcytidine synthase gives MYIGIDDTDSREHYCTTYVGTILQEELQKTYLMDTPKLIRMNPMVKYKTRGNGGVCLRIIEDEKKLNESEIESIKKLVIETVEKFSDFDCENTNPGIVFLSEENYQKNQKTLLNYYNSVLYDILKVNDSEKILNEIGAEYIKYKKGHGIIGALGAIASKPPFTYELLAYRKSEKWGTEREIDIDSIIKMDTDTFPFTFNNIDGKKSIITPHTPCPVLYGIRGISREILEKAKNTVKSDEVDKCQLYITNQGTDVHLKFSKINDIYPDTGVISYGKIVENPKEITGGHVLFKLKDDTGEIDCIAYEPTKEFRNIVRKLNCGDLVGVYGTVREDPFEINIEKLKIVTLQKIYEKNKFCECGGTLKAKGLKSGYKCNICGKRVNYNQIKLNEVKRGIKEGFYEVPPSARRHLSKPIVLYDFDLENIK, from the coding sequence ATGTATATTGGAATTGATGACACAGACAGTAGAGAACACTACTGCACGACCTATGTTGGAACTATTCTTCAGGAAGAACTTCAAAAAACGTATCTTATGGATACTCCAAAGTTAATTAGGATGAACCCGATGGTTAAATATAAAACTAGGGGAAATGGCGGAGTTTGTTTAAGAATCATTGAAGATGAAAAAAAATTAAATGAATCAGAAATTGAATCCATTAAAAAATTAGTGATTGAAACAGTTGAAAAGTTCAGCGATTTTGATTGTGAAAACACAAACCCTGGAATTGTTTTTTTAAGCGAAGAAAATTATCAAAAAAACCAAAAAACACTTTTAAATTACTATAATTCGGTTTTATACGATATTTTAAAAGTAAATGATTCTGAAAAAATACTCAATGAAATCGGTGCAGAATATATAAAATACAAAAAAGGACACGGGATAATTGGAGCTCTTGGTGCAATTGCTTCAAAACCGCCATTTACTTACGAACTTTTGGCATACCGAAAAAGTGAAAAATGGGGAACAGAGCGAGAAATTGATATTGATTCAATAATAAAAATGGATACTGATACATTTCCTTTTACATTTAACAATATTGACGGAAAAAAATCGATAATTACTCCCCACACGCCATGCCCTGTTCTTTACGGGATAAGAGGAATTTCAAGAGAAATTTTAGAAAAAGCTAAAAATACTGTAAAATCGGATGAAGTTGATAAATGCCAGCTGTATATCACAAATCAGGGAACTGACGTTCATTTAAAATTTTCTAAAATAAACGATATTTATCCAGATACTGGAGTTATTTCTTACGGTAAAATCGTTGAAAATCCAAAAGAAATAACTGGCGGACATGTTTTATTTAAACTGAAAGATGATACCGGCGAAATTGACTGTATTGCCTATGAACCAACCAAGGAATTTAGAAATATTGTCAGAAAACTCAATTGTGGCGACCTTGTTGGAGTTTATGGGACAGTTCGAGAGGATCCGTTTGAAATAAATATTGAGAAATTAAAAATAGTAACACTTCAAAAAATATATGAAAAAAATAAATTTTGTGAATGTGGCGGAACCCTGAAAGCTAAAGGGTTAAAAAGCGGGTATAAATGTAATATTTGTGGTAAAAGAGTTAATTATAATCAAATAAAACTAAATGAAGTAAAACGGGGCATCAAAGAAGGATTCTACGAAGTTCCACCTTCTGCAAGGAGGCATTTAAGTAAACCTATCGTGTTATATGACTTTGATCTGGAAAATATAAAGTAA
- the radB gene encoding DNA repair and recombination protein RadB, producing MLEELLNGNIEKKTITQIYGPPGVGKTNICIISMLKAIENGKNVVYIDTEGSLSIERIKQLSGKDCDELLKNIIIYEPSSFEEQSEALEKIFLLENVGLIIIDGIVSLYRLELCDKINENTKLNRMLGKQISNLLKVSRQKNSGILITNQVKDSINGIEPAGGRLLEYWSKSIIKIEKSESIRKLTLEKHRHAKEGENLRFKILQNGLEIINKSYQ from the coding sequence ATGCTTGAAGAACTTTTGAATGGAAATATCGAAAAAAAGACGATAACTCAAATTTATGGGCCCCCTGGTGTTGGAAAGACAAATATTTGTATAATTTCAATGTTAAAAGCAATTGAAAATGGCAAAAATGTGGTTTACATCGATACGGAAGGGAGTTTATCTATTGAAAGAATAAAACAGCTGTCTGGAAAGGATTGTGATGAATTACTTAAAAATATAATAATTTACGAACCGTCTTCATTTGAAGAACAATCCGAAGCTTTAGAAAAGATATTTCTTCTTGAAAACGTTGGACTTATTATAATTGACGGTATTGTTTCGCTTTATAGGCTCGAACTCTGTGACAAAATCAATGAAAATACTAAATTAAATAGAATGCTTGGAAAACAGATTTCAAATCTTTTAAAAGTATCCCGACAGAAAAATTCTGGAATTTTGATTACGAACCAGGTGAAAGACTCGATAAATGGTATCGAACCTGCTGGAGGGAGGCTTTTAGAGTATTGGAGTAAATCAATCATAAAGATTGAAAAAAGTGAATCCATTAGAAAACTTACCTTAGAAAAACACCGACACGCAAAAGAAGGTGAGAATTTAAGGTTCAAAATACTTCAGAATGGTCTTGAAATAATAAATAAGTCCTATCAATAA
- a CDS encoding MJ1244 family protein, with protein sequence MRILLKLFVESQNLGKAINALSEGGISGFYLKEYQGMSPDDWKGFLLAEEPEMAIKIVNELSQDTVVINSIVNIECLGKIKELVRKKLENDRYTLVELPVLGMEVNSPE encoded by the coding sequence ATGAGAATACTTTTAAAGCTGTTTGTAGAAAGCCAAAATCTTGGAAAAGCCATTAATGCACTTTCGGAAGGTGGAATTTCTGGTTTTTACTTAAAGGAGTACCAGGGGATGTCACCCGATGATTGGAAAGGTTTTTTGCTTGCAGAAGAACCTGAAATGGCAATAAAAATAGTTAATGAGTTATCTCAGGACACAGTGGTTATAAATTCGATAGTAAATATCGAATGCCTCGGAAAAATAAAAGAGCTTGTTAGAAAAAAGCTTGAAAATGATAGATATACATTAGTTGAACTCCCAGTTCTAGGAATGGAAGTCAATTCACCAGAATAA
- a CDS encoding flavodoxin family protein, with translation MKVVAFNGSPRRDGNTSILIDKVLNELKKEGITTEHIHIAGGKLRGCTACYKCFETLNNKCIIECDIINNCIEKMIEADGIILGSPTYFTDVTAEMKALIDRAGFVAKANDDILKRKVGAAVVSVRRAGGIHVFDTINHFFSINQMIGVGSDYWNLGMGLDIGDVQKDAEGLRTMELLGQNMAWILKKINE, from the coding sequence TTGAAAGTAGTTGCATTTAACGGGAGTCCAAGAAGGGACGGAAATACGTCTATTTTAATTGATAAAGTTTTAAATGAATTAAAAAAAGAAGGAATTACTACAGAACACATACACATTGCTGGCGGAAAGCTTAGGGGATGTACTGCATGCTACAAGTGTTTTGAAACATTAAACAATAAATGCATAATTGAATGTGATATAATAAATAACTGCATAGAAAAGATGATTGAAGCTGATGGAATAATTTTGGGATCTCCAACTTATTTTACAGACGTTACTGCTGAAATGAAAGCATTAATTGATAGAGCTGGCTTTGTAGCAAAAGCAAACGATGATATTTTAAAAAGAAAAGTCGGAGCAGCAGTTGTTTCTGTAAGGCGGGCTGGGGGAATTCATGTTTTTGACACAATAAATCACTTCTTTTCAATAAATCAGATGATAGGTGTTGGATCAGACTACTGGAATTTAGGAATGGGTCTTGATATTGGTGATGTTCAAAAAGATGCCGAAGGATTACGTACAATGGAACTACTTGGACAAAATATGGCGTGGATTTTGAAAAAAATTAACGAATAA
- a CDS encoding TIGR00266 family protein, translating to MADYDFEITSRPSYSLLKINLKDQEIMTETGSMVYKDNGVNIETSAKGGVLGVLKRAVVGESIFMNKLSGSGKIALAPGYSGDIVHHELNGTLYASSGAYLASSSDLSIDTKFGGGKTFFGGKGLFLMKIEGSGDVFLSSYGAVEEIDLNNESIMVDNGNLVAFTGDLSYNLGKVGGLKSTLLGGEGLVYNFSGTGKIYIQTRNIESFIDFITPYLPTPKQG from the coding sequence ATGGCAGACTACGATTTTGAAATAACGAGCAGGCCTTCATACTCTCTTTTAAAAATAAACTTGAAAGATCAGGAAATAATGACTGAAACAGGTTCGATGGTTTATAAAGATAATGGTGTAAATATCGAAACTTCTGCTAAGGGGGGAGTTTTAGGAGTTTTAAAAAGAGCTGTTGTTGGGGAAAGCATATTCATGAATAAATTAAGCGGTTCAGGAAAAATTGCACTTGCACCCGGTTATTCTGGAGATATTGTTCACCACGAACTCAATGGAACATTATATGCAAGTAGCGGTGCATATTTAGCATCTTCATCAGATTTATCAATTGATACCAAATTTGGTGGCGGTAAAACATTTTTCGGTGGAAAAGGTCTATTTTTAATGAAAATTGAAGGTTCTGGAGATGTATTTTTATCATCATATGGCGCAGTTGAAGAAATAGACTTAAATAACGAATCAATAATGGTTGACAACGGAAACTTGGTTGCATTTACTGGAGATTTAAGTTATAATCTTGGAAAAGTTGGCGGTTTAAAATCAACACTTCTTGGTGGTGAAGGTTTAGTCTACAACTTCAGCGGAACTGGTAAAATTTATATTCAAACTAGAAATATCGAAAGTTTCATCGATTTTATAACACCTTACCTTCCAACGCCAAAACAGGGATAA
- the atwA gene encoding methyl coenzyme M reductase system, component A2 codes for MLLLEVKNVSKSYGDTEVLKNVSFELNEGDVMGVLGRSGAGKSVLLHMLRGMEGYEPTSGQIIYHVAYCPHCENVEAPSQVGKKCECETEYVAKSVDFWNNNEITYALKKKIAIMLQRTFALYGEKTVAENIMEALTAAGYEGKDATEWALNLIKMVKLEHRVAHISRDLSGGEKQRVVLARQIAKNPVIFLADEPTGTLDPKTAKFVHNALTEAVIKHNIAMVITSHWPEVIEELCQKAIWLDKGEMRLVGESKHVVEEFMKTVTSMKEFEKVEVKDELLKLENVEKRYVSVDRGIVKAVDGIDVSINEKEIFGLVGVSGAGKTTLSKIIAAVIPPSKGNYEFRLADEWVDMTKVGPLYRGRAKRYIGMLFQEYSLYPHRTILYNLTESIGLEMPGEFAKMKAEHTLVSVGFTEEEAENMLEKHPSELSVGEKHRVALAQVLIREPHLILLDEPTGTMDPITRNQVAESIQKSRSELDQTYVIVSHDMDFVLNVCDRAALVRGGKIIKTGKPDEIVKILSEEEKDEMIGH; via the coding sequence ATGTTACTTTTGGAAGTGAAAAATGTTTCAAAGAGTTATGGGGACACAGAAGTACTAAAAAACGTAAGTTTTGAATTAAATGAAGGGGACGTTATGGGAGTTCTGGGCAGGAGTGGTGCCGGAAAATCCGTACTTTTGCACATGTTAAGGGGTATGGAAGGATATGAACCTACCTCTGGACAGATAATTTATCACGTTGCATACTGCCCACATTGTGAAAATGTTGAAGCTCCATCTCAGGTTGGAAAAAAATGTGAATGTGAAACCGAATATGTTGCAAAATCTGTTGATTTTTGGAATAATAATGAAATTACCTATGCATTAAAGAAAAAAATTGCGATAATGCTCCAAAGAACATTTGCACTTTACGGTGAAAAAACTGTTGCAGAAAACATCATGGAAGCTTTAACTGCCGCAGGATATGAAGGAAAAGATGCAACTGAGTGGGCATTAAATCTTATCAAAATGGTAAAACTTGAGCACAGGGTTGCACACATTTCAAGGGATTTGAGTGGTGGTGAGAAACAGAGAGTTGTTCTTGCAAGACAAATTGCGAAAAATCCTGTTATATTCCTTGCCGATGAACCAACCGGAACACTTGACCCAAAAACTGCAAAATTCGTTCACAATGCACTTACTGAGGCAGTCATAAAACACAATATTGCAATGGTTATTACATCACACTGGCCAGAAGTTATTGAAGAACTTTGTCAGAAAGCAATATGGCTCGATAAAGGAGAAATGAGGCTTGTAGGCGAAAGTAAACATGTTGTAGAAGAATTTATGAAAACTGTTACTTCAATGAAAGAATTTGAAAAAGTTGAGGTAAAAGATGAACTTCTAAAACTCGAAAATGTTGAAAAAAGATATGTTTCAGTTGACAGGGGTATTGTAAAAGCTGTTGACGGAATTGACGTTTCAATCAATGAAAAAGAAATTTTCGGGCTTGTTGGTGTGAGTGGTGCTGGTAAAACCACGCTTTCAAAAATAATTGCAGCAGTAATTCCTCCATCAAAAGGAAACTACGAGTTCAGGCTCGCGGATGAATGGGTTGACATGACAAAAGTAGGTCCACTTTATCGGGGACGTGCAAAAAGATACATTGGAATGTTATTCCAAGAATACAGTCTTTATCCGCACAGAACGATTCTTTACAACCTTACAGAATCAATAGGACTTGAAATGCCTGGTGAATTTGCGAAAATGAAAGCAGAACACACTTTAGTTTCTGTTGGATTTACTGAAGAAGAAGCTGAAAACATGCTTGAGAAACACCCTTCAGAACTTAGTGTCGGTGAAAAACACAGGGTTGCTCTTGCACAAGTTTTAATCCGTGAACCTCACCTGATTTTATTGGACGAGCCAACTGGAACAATGGATCCAATAACGAGAAATCAGGTTGCAGAATCTATCCAAAAATCAAGAAGTGAACTCGATCAAACATATGTTATAGTATCGCACGATATGGACTTTGTTTTAAATGTGTGCGATCGGGCAGCTTTGGTAAGGGGCGGAAAAATAATTAAAACCGGAAAGCCTGACGAAATCGTAAAAATATTGTCCGAAGAAGAAAAAGATGAAATGATCGGCCATTAA
- a CDS encoding pyridoxamine 5'-phosphate oxidase family protein, translated as MVKLTEEMKTEITGLLFLATSSKDGVPNVAPMGANQFVGDKLVISDNFMKKTLDNIKENPVVAINVANCRSHPFQYKGKAEIVTDGEYFEKAKELNKVKVPGLTPKGAIVITITSIYSVKPGPDAGSLVETDD; from the coding sequence ATGGTTAAATTAACAGAAGAAATGAAAACTGAGATAACTGGTCTTTTATTTTTAGCAACATCTTCAAAAGATGGAGTTCCAAATGTAGCTCCAATGGGTGCAAACCAGTTCGTTGGAGACAAACTCGTAATTTCAGACAATTTCATGAAAAAAACACTTGATAACATTAAAGAAAACCCCGTAGTTGCAATAAACGTTGCAAACTGTAGATCACACCCATTCCAGTACAAAGGAAAAGCTGAAATCGTAACTGACGGAGAATACTTTGAAAAAGCAAAAGAATTAAACAAAGTAAAAGTTCCAGGATTAACCCCAAAAGGTGCAATTGTTATCACAATTACAAGTATATACAGTGTAAAACCTGGACCTGACGCTGGAAGCTTAGTTGAAACAGATGATTAA
- a CDS encoding DUF134 domain-containing protein → MKFRKGRPKILRLISEEPQFKLFKPVGIPRTDLESEVLTFEELESIRLVDYLNHPHEDAADEMGISRRVFWNILKSARKKVADALINGKMIDIGGGYYKIRDCNYEDECQRGKFCKYGVSNCLRLKNRDSE, encoded by the coding sequence ATGAAATTTAGAAAAGGAAGACCAAAAATACTTCGTCTTATCTCTGAAGAACCGCAGTTTAAATTATTTAAGCCTGTTGGAATACCCCGGACTGATCTTGAATCGGAAGTATTGACTTTTGAAGAATTAGAGTCCATTAGGCTTGTAGATTATTTAAATCATCCTCATGAAGATGCTGCTGACGAAATGGGTATATCAAGACGAGTATTTTGGAATATTTTAAAATCTGCAAGAAAAAAAGTTGCAGATGCATTAATAAATGGAAAAATGATTGATATTGGCGGCGGGTACTATAAAATAAGGGATTGTAACTATGAAGACGAATGTCAAAGGGGTAAATTTTGTAAATACGGGGTATCCAACTGTTTAAGATTAAAAAATAGAGATAGTGAATAA